In a single window of the Nocardioides sp. L-11A genome:
- the glmS gene encoding glutamine--fructose-6-phosphate transaminase (isomerizing) yields the protein MCGIVGYIGTQQAAPLLLEGLARLEHRGYDSAGVAVLGGSGLKVAKRAGRVRELADGLPKRFGGRIGIGHTRWATHGPANDVNAHPHTDEAARVAVVHNGIIDNAAALRAELADDGIALVSDTDTEVLAHLIARSGATTLEQRIAEALARVEGTYGIAVAHGDFPDRLVVARNGSPLIIGVGDREMHVASDLAALVRYTTTVAHLDDGEMATITAGGFTTYSLGGPQSAGHPELTATDRRAKEVDIDPAAYDAGEHDSFMHKELLEQPARAEAVLRGRLDDRFGTGHLGGLNLDARELRAIRRVKILGCGSAYYVGQMGASLLEELARIPADAEPASEFRYRNPIVEHDTLYVAVSQSGETIDTLLAVQEVQRKGGRVIGLVNVVGSAIARQVDGGIYLHAGPEVAVASTKALTNMFLAFAMLAVQLGRVRDLSIADGRRLIAGLTRIPEQVDRVLATEAELAVIAKRLAEAENLFFVGRVRGFPVAREGAQKFKEISYRHAEAYQTSELKHGPLALVSPDVPTVAIVPDDELVERNVAALHEIAARGGPLVVVTHAGVDLGDLDRPGGAVVGRIDVPRNERELDPILLTIPLQLLAYHAALELGHDIDKPRNLAKSVTVE from the coding sequence ATGTGCGGCATCGTGGGCTACATCGGGACCCAGCAGGCGGCGCCCCTGCTGCTGGAGGGGCTGGCCCGGCTCGAGCATCGGGGCTACGACTCCGCCGGGGTGGCGGTCCTCGGGGGCAGCGGCCTCAAGGTCGCCAAGCGCGCCGGCCGGGTGCGTGAGCTCGCCGACGGCCTGCCCAAGCGGTTCGGCGGCCGGATCGGCATCGGACACACCCGCTGGGCCACCCACGGCCCGGCCAACGACGTCAACGCCCACCCGCACACCGACGAGGCGGCCCGGGTCGCCGTCGTCCACAACGGCATCATCGACAACGCCGCCGCGCTGCGCGCCGAGCTCGCCGACGACGGGATCGCCCTGGTCTCCGACACGGACACCGAGGTGCTCGCGCATCTGATCGCCCGGTCGGGGGCAACGACGCTGGAGCAGCGGATCGCGGAGGCGCTCGCGCGGGTCGAGGGCACCTACGGCATCGCCGTCGCCCATGGGGACTTCCCCGACCGGCTCGTCGTCGCCCGCAACGGCAGCCCGCTGATCATCGGCGTCGGCGACCGTGAGATGCACGTCGCCTCCGACCTCGCCGCGCTGGTGCGCTACACGACCACGGTCGCCCACCTCGACGACGGCGAGATGGCGACGATCACCGCCGGGGGCTTCACGACGTACTCCCTGGGCGGCCCCCAGTCCGCCGGCCACCCGGAGCTCACCGCCACCGACCGCCGCGCCAAGGAGGTCGACATCGACCCCGCGGCGTACGACGCGGGCGAGCACGACTCCTTCATGCACAAGGAGCTCCTCGAGCAGCCCGCCCGGGCGGAGGCGGTGCTCCGCGGACGCCTCGACGACCGGTTCGGCACCGGGCACCTCGGTGGCCTCAACCTCGATGCCCGCGAGCTGCGCGCGATCCGCCGGGTGAAGATCCTCGGCTGCGGATCGGCGTACTACGTGGGGCAGATGGGTGCCTCCCTGCTCGAGGAGCTGGCCCGGATCCCGGCCGACGCGGAGCCGGCGAGCGAGTTCCGCTACCGCAACCCGATCGTCGAGCACGACACGCTCTACGTCGCCGTGAGCCAGTCCGGCGAGACCATCGACACCCTGCTGGCCGTGCAGGAGGTCCAGCGCAAGGGCGGTCGGGTGATCGGGCTGGTCAACGTCGTCGGTTCCGCGATCGCGCGCCAGGTCGACGGCGGGATCTACCTGCACGCCGGGCCGGAGGTCGCCGTCGCCTCGACCAAGGCGCTGACCAACATGTTCCTCGCGTTCGCGATGCTCGCCGTGCAGCTCGGCCGGGTCCGCGATCTCTCCATCGCCGACGGCCGCCGGCTCATCGCCGGCCTCACCCGGATCCCCGAGCAGGTCGACCGGGTCCTGGCGACCGAGGCCGAGCTCGCCGTCATCGCCAAGCGGCTGGCGGAGGCGGAGAACCTGTTCTTCGTGGGCCGGGTGCGGGGCTTCCCGGTGGCGCGGGAGGGCGCGCAGAAGTTCAAGGAGATCAGCTACCGGCACGCCGAGGCGTACCAGACCAGCGAGCTCAAGCACGGTCCGCTGGCCCTCGTGTCCCCGGACGTGCCGACCGTCGCGATCGTCCCCGACGACGAGCTGGTCGAGCGCAACGTCGCCGCCCTGCACGAGATCGCCGCTCGCGGCGGCCCGCTCGTGGTCGTCACCCACGCCGGGGTCGACCTCGGCGACCTCGATCGCCCGGGTGGAGCGGTGGTCGGCCGGATCGACGTCCCCCGCAACGAGCGCGAGCTCGACCCGATCCTGCTCACCATCCCCCTGCAGCTGCTGGCCTACCACGCCGCCCTGGAGCTCGGGCACGACATCGACAAGCCCCGCAACCTGGCCAAGTCGGTGACCGTCGAGTGA
- a CDS encoding YceI family protein, translating to MSESAVLTDISGDYTLDTAHSRLGFVARHAVVTKVRGQFTDWNATAHIDTANPAASSVTLTINPASVSTGAPDRDGHLTSPDFFDTAAFPEWTFVSTDVSRDGDEWSITGDLTIKDVTKPVTIEFEENGSAKDPFGNIRVGFEGSVTVNRKDWGLTWNAALETGGVLVSEKIKLEFDISAIKNA from the coding sequence ATGAGCGAGTCCGCCGTCCTCACCGACATCTCCGGCGACTACACCCTCGACACCGCCCACAGCCGCCTCGGCTTCGTCGCCCGGCACGCGGTGGTCACCAAGGTCCGCGGCCAGTTCACCGACTGGAACGCCACGGCCCACATCGACACGGCCAACCCCGCCGCCTCGTCGGTCACCCTCACCATCAACCCGGCCAGCGTCAGCACCGGGGCTCCCGACCGCGACGGCCACCTCACCTCCCCCGACTTCTTCGACACCGCCGCCTTCCCGGAGTGGACGTTCGTCTCCACCGACGTCAGCCGCGACGGCGACGAGTGGTCGATCACCGGCGACCTCACCATCAAGGACGTCACCAAGCCGGTCACCATCGAGTTCGAGGAGAACGGCTCGGCCAAGGACCCGTTCGGCAACATCCGCGTCGGCTTCGAGGGCTCGGTCACCGTCAACCGCAAGGACTGGGGCCTGACCTGGAACGCCGCGCTGGAGACCGGCGGCGTCCTCGTCTCGGAGAAGATCAAGCTCGAGTTCGACATCTCCGCGATCAAGAACGCCTGA
- a CDS encoding GNAT family N-acetyltransferase — MSVISLPPGLTTRPLALADVPAVVEVIAEQELHDVGAVEIEEADLLADWGRPSYDLGTSSVAVLDDERIVAYAEHLGEERYDAAVAPAYRGRGIGSWLADWAQRLARERGVAVLGMPVPEGSAGDRLLTALGYHVRWTSWVLRLPAEARIEERPLPPGYALREAGPEDHEQVWTVTEDAFLEWSERERATLADFGAQVWGRPGFEPWHLQVVTGPDGRVVGVSHAWNSTGDDLTETYVSRLAVAPEHRGRGLAQSLLVTSFAAGRARGATSSGLSTDSRTGALSLYEKVGMRPASTWVHLAITLS; from the coding sequence GTGTCCGTCATTTCACTCCCGCCCGGCCTGACCACCCGTCCGCTCGCGCTCGCCGACGTCCCCGCGGTCGTCGAGGTGATCGCCGAGCAGGAGCTGCACGACGTCGGTGCCGTCGAGATCGAGGAGGCCGACCTCCTCGCCGACTGGGGACGGCCGTCGTACGACCTCGGGACGAGCTCGGTCGCAGTGCTCGACGACGAGCGGATCGTCGCCTACGCCGAGCACCTCGGCGAGGAGCGGTACGACGCCGCGGTCGCCCCCGCCTACCGCGGCCGGGGCATCGGCTCCTGGCTGGCCGACTGGGCCCAGCGACTCGCCCGCGAACGCGGCGTCGCCGTGCTCGGCATGCCCGTGCCCGAGGGCTCGGCCGGCGACCGGCTGCTCACCGCCCTCGGCTACCACGTGCGCTGGACCAGCTGGGTGCTGCGCCTGCCCGCGGAGGCGCGGATCGAGGAGCGCCCGCTGCCGCCGGGGTACGCCCTGCGCGAGGCCGGACCGGAGGACCACGAGCAGGTCTGGACGGTCACCGAGGACGCCTTCCTGGAGTGGTCGGAGCGTGAGCGCGCCACCCTGGCCGACTTCGGCGCGCAGGTCTGGGGCCGCCCCGGCTTCGAGCCCTGGCACCTCCAGGTGGTCACCGGGCCCGACGGGCGGGTGGTCGGCGTGTCCCACGCGTGGAACAGCACGGGCGACGACCTCACCGAGACCTACGTGTCCCGGCTCGCGGTCGCCCCGGAGCACCGTGGCCGCGGGCTGGCACAGTCGCTGCTCGTCACGTCCTTCGCCGCCGGCCGGGCGCGGGGCGCGACCTCCTCCGGACTGTCGACGGACTCCCGCACCGGCGCCCTGAGCCTCTACGAGAAGGTCGGCATGCGGCCGGCCTCCACCTGGGTGCACCTCGCGATCACCCTGTCCTGA
- a CDS encoding SigE family RNA polymerase sigma factor, which produces MASRASRSPTDQQFAALVHTAWPSLYRTAVLLVRDHALAEDLVQTALAKTYAHWSGIRDVGAARAYARRAVVTTATSWFRRRSFRGERPTAELPEPDTESDPRGPTGDRIDLLAVLARLAPRQRAVVVLRYYDDLSVEETADLLGISTGTVKSQTSAALDNLRRLLGDGVELPVPAPTGPTSLTTGGHHG; this is translated from the coding sequence ATGGCGTCGCGCGCATCTCGGAGCCCGACGGACCAGCAGTTCGCCGCGCTGGTCCACACCGCCTGGCCCAGCCTGTACCGCACCGCGGTGCTGCTGGTCCGCGACCACGCGCTGGCCGAGGACCTGGTGCAGACCGCACTGGCCAAGACCTACGCCCACTGGTCGGGCATCCGCGACGTGGGCGCCGCGCGGGCGTATGCGCGACGGGCGGTCGTGACGACCGCGACCAGCTGGTTCCGGCGACGCTCCTTCCGCGGGGAGCGGCCGACCGCGGAGCTGCCCGAGCCGGACACCGAGTCCGACCCGCGCGGACCCACCGGCGACCGGATCGACCTGCTGGCCGTGCTCGCCCGGCTGGCGCCGCGGCAGCGCGCGGTCGTGGTGCTGCGCTACTACGACGACCTCTCCGTCGAGGAGACCGCCGACCTGCTCGGCATCAGCACCGGCACCGTGAAGAGCCAGACCTCCGCCGCGCTGGACAACCTCCGGCGCCTGCTCGGGGACGGCGTCGAGCTCCCCGTGCCCGCCCCGACCGGACCCACCAGCCTGACCACCGGAGGCCACCATGGCTGA
- a CDS encoding PucR family transcriptional regulator ligand-binding domain-containing protein: MTREVAPVLPTLAAVLALPELQRGAPLVVAAREHLDRPVRWVHVSELSDIAALLSGDELLLTTGIALPSSRGDLRRYVDGLVEVGIAGLGIELGRRYTDALPPALVAAAEARGLPLVAFRRETSFVAVTQAVHQIVVNAHLAELEASEEAHRAFTRLTLGRARPQQVVDLVAEMAGRPVVFENLVHHVIAYNTAGRDHDAVIGDWERRSRAARMRGPGAAVDVGPEPGRFGRLVLLADGADVTDVTEEEVTPRHRMLLERGATALAMGRLIDRDAQNLELQAHRTLLTELAAGLDVPHLASRLTSLGLRWKGRHVTGVVVRLPGPQGDAGELRAVASDLLDELRLRRTSGLVGPVDDERVVALVAHAAGGGDPVVDRLVERLARTGARLVVGVGSAVDDVAGSGGSVREALVVADSAVPVDPPRAVRLYDLRLRGLLHLLRGDPRLQQYVERELGALLAHDARSGERLADTLAAYCHSGGNKVRTAELCHISRPALYARLRRIGQIVDIDLADPENVLALHVALLAREVMAGQSGQPGQPSIR; this comes from the coding sequence ATGACAAGGGAGGTGGCGCCCGTGCTGCCCACCCTCGCCGCGGTGCTCGCGCTGCCCGAGCTGCAACGCGGCGCCCCGCTCGTCGTCGCCGCCCGCGAGCATCTCGACCGGCCGGTGCGCTGGGTCCACGTCAGCGAGCTCAGCGACATCGCCGCGCTGCTCAGCGGCGACGAGCTGCTGCTCACCACGGGCATCGCGCTGCCGTCCTCCCGTGGAGACCTGCGCCGGTACGTCGACGGGCTGGTCGAGGTCGGCATCGCGGGTCTCGGGATCGAGCTCGGCCGGCGCTACACCGACGCACTGCCGCCCGCTCTCGTCGCCGCCGCGGAGGCGCGCGGCCTGCCGCTGGTCGCCTTCCGCCGGGAGACGTCGTTCGTGGCGGTCACCCAGGCGGTGCACCAGATCGTCGTCAACGCCCATCTCGCCGAGCTGGAGGCGTCCGAGGAGGCGCACCGCGCCTTCACCCGCCTCACCCTGGGCCGGGCCCGGCCGCAGCAGGTGGTCGACCTGGTCGCCGAGATGGCCGGCCGGCCGGTGGTCTTCGAGAACCTGGTGCATCACGTGATCGCCTACAACACCGCCGGGCGCGACCACGACGCCGTCATCGGCGACTGGGAGCGCCGCTCCCGCGCCGCCCGGATGCGCGGCCCGGGCGCGGCCGTCGACGTCGGCCCGGAGCCCGGCCGGTTCGGCCGCCTGGTGCTCCTCGCCGACGGCGCCGACGTCACCGACGTCACCGAGGAGGAGGTGACGCCGCGACACCGGATGCTGCTCGAGCGGGGCGCCACCGCGCTCGCCATGGGCCGGCTGATCGACCGCGACGCCCAGAACCTCGAGCTGCAGGCGCACCGCACCCTGCTCACCGAGCTCGCCGCCGGTTTGGACGTGCCCCACCTCGCCTCCCGGCTCACCTCCCTCGGCCTGCGCTGGAAGGGTCGCCACGTGACCGGCGTCGTGGTCCGGCTGCCCGGGCCGCAGGGCGACGCCGGTGAGCTCCGCGCGGTGGCCTCCGACCTGCTCGACGAGCTGCGCCTGCGTCGTACCAGCGGGCTGGTCGGGCCGGTCGACGACGAGCGCGTGGTCGCCCTCGTCGCGCACGCTGCGGGCGGCGGTGACCCGGTCGTCGACCGGCTCGTCGAGCGGCTGGCCCGCACCGGCGCCCGCCTGGTCGTCGGCGTCGGCTCGGCGGTCGACGACGTCGCCGGCTCCGGGGGCAGCGTCCGCGAGGCGCTGGTGGTCGCCGACTCCGCCGTGCCCGTGGACCCGCCCCGTGCGGTGCGCCTCTACGACCTGCGCCTGCGTGGTCTGCTCCACCTGCTGCGCGGCGACCCGCGCCTGCAGCAGTACGTCGAGCGCGAGCTCGGGGCGCTCCTGGCCCATGACGCCCGCTCCGGTGAGCGGCTGGCCGACACCCTCGCGGCGTACTGCCACAGCGGCGGCAACAAGGTCCGCACCGCTGAGCTCTGCCACATCTCCCGGCCGGCGCTCTACGCCCGGCTGCGGCGGATCGGCCAGATCGTCGACATCGACCTGGCCGATCCGGAGAACGTGCTGGCCCTGCACGTCGCGCTGCTGGCCCGCGAGGTGATGGCGGGTCAGTCGGGGCAGCCGGGTCAGCCGAGCATCAGGTAG
- a CDS encoding CoA-acylating methylmalonate-semialdehyde dehydrogenase: protein MTTTSIPHWLDGARLTVDGARTGDVFNPATGEVTGAVQLADAALVDRAVASAATAARAWKDSSLARRTQVLFAFRELVRSHADELAAAITAEHGKVLDDAAGEVARGLDNIDYAVGIAEHLRGSFSAEVGTGVDVRSIREPLGVVAGITPFNFPVMVPLWMCATAIATGNAFILKPSDRDPSASLLLADLWQRAGLPDGVFTVLQGDAGTVQELLAHRGVAAVSFVGSTPVAQAVYEAGTRAGKRVQALGGAKNHMIVLPDADLGMAADAAISAAYGSAGERCMAVSVLVAVGDVADQLIKEIQTRALDITVGDGTVAGTGMGPLITGAHRDRVAGYIDAGAEAGATVVLDGRRTDVPESGFFLGPSLIDHVTEEMSVYRDEIFGPVLSVVRVDTFDEAIALVNRNEFANGVALFSRDGGAARRFEREIEVGMVGVNVPIPVPVAHYSFGGWKSSLFGSHHMYGAEGIAFFTRAKVITSRWPDPATSTIDLGFPRNR, encoded by the coding sequence ATGACCACGACCTCCATCCCCCACTGGCTCGACGGTGCCCGCCTGACGGTCGACGGCGCCCGGACCGGCGACGTGTTCAACCCCGCGACGGGCGAGGTCACCGGTGCCGTGCAGCTCGCGGACGCCGCTCTCGTCGACCGTGCGGTGGCGTCGGCCGCCACGGCGGCGCGCGCGTGGAAGGACAGCTCCCTGGCCCGGCGTACTCAGGTCCTCTTCGCGTTCCGCGAGCTGGTCCGCAGCCACGCCGACGAGCTGGCCGCGGCGATCACCGCCGAGCACGGCAAGGTCCTCGACGACGCGGCCGGCGAGGTCGCCCGCGGCCTCGACAACATCGACTACGCCGTCGGCATCGCCGAGCATCTGCGCGGCTCCTTCTCCGCCGAGGTCGGCACCGGCGTCGACGTCCGCTCGATCCGCGAGCCGCTCGGGGTCGTCGCCGGCATCACGCCGTTCAACTTCCCGGTGATGGTGCCGCTGTGGATGTGCGCCACCGCGATCGCGACCGGCAACGCCTTCATCCTCAAGCCCAGCGACCGCGACCCGTCGGCGTCGCTGCTGCTCGCCGACCTCTGGCAGCGGGCAGGCCTGCCCGACGGCGTGTTCACCGTGCTCCAGGGCGACGCCGGCACCGTGCAGGAGCTGCTCGCGCACCGCGGCGTCGCCGCGGTCAGCTTCGTCGGCTCGACCCCCGTCGCGCAGGCCGTCTACGAGGCGGGCACCCGCGCCGGCAAGCGGGTGCAGGCCCTCGGCGGCGCCAAGAACCACATGATCGTGCTGCCCGACGCCGACCTCGGGATGGCCGCCGACGCGGCGATCTCGGCCGCCTACGGCTCGGCCGGCGAGCGGTGCATGGCCGTCTCCGTGCTGGTCGCCGTCGGCGACGTCGCCGACCAGCTGATCAAGGAGATCCAGACCCGCGCGCTCGACATCACCGTCGGCGACGGCACCGTGGCCGGTACCGGCATGGGCCCGCTGATCACCGGCGCCCACCGCGACCGGGTCGCCGGCTACATCGACGCCGGGGCCGAGGCCGGAGCGACGGTGGTGCTCGACGGCCGTCGTACCGACGTCCCGGAGTCGGGCTTCTTCCTCGGTCCCTCGCTCATCGACCACGTCACCGAGGAGATGTCGGTCTACCGCGACGAGATCTTCGGGCCGGTCCTGTCGGTCGTCCGGGTCGACACCTTCGACGAGGCGATCGCCCTCGTCAACCGCAACGAGTTCGCCAACGGCGTCGCGCTGTTCAGCCGCGACGGCGGCGCCGCCCGGAGGTTCGAGCGCGAGATCGAGGTCGGCATGGTCGGCGTCAACGTGCCGATCCCCGTCCCGGTCGCGCACTACTCGTTCGGCGGCTGGAAGTCGTCTCTGTTCGGCTCGCACCACATGTACGGCGCCGAGGGCATCGCGTTCTTCACCCGGGCCAAGGTGATCACGTCGCGCTGGCCGGACCCGGCGACGTCGACCATCGACCTCGGCTTCCCGCGCAACCGGTGA
- a CDS encoding aspartate aminotransferase family protein: MTTFSPGITTDAGVDTVVADDRAHVFHSWSAQDRISPLPIAGGEGSRFWDYDGTTYLDFSSQLVNLNLGYQHPAVVAAIQEQAARLCMVQPAFANDVRGEAARLIAERAPGSLNHVFFTNGGAEANENAIRMARLHTGRHKILSTYRSYHGATAGAIALTGDPRRWPSEPSIPGSVHFWGPYPYRSAFHSTSEAEEGVRALQHLADTIMVEGPATIAAIILETVVGTNGILIPPPGYLAGVRALCDEHGIMLIADEVMAGFGRCGEWFAIDHWGVVPDLITFAKGVNSGYVPLGGVVVAESIFDTFRERAYPGGLTYSGHPLACAAAVASIRVMADGVLEHARSMGTDLIGPRLAEIAARHPSVGEVRGLGMFWAVELVRDRATREPLVPFNAAGADAEPMTRFAAACKERGLWPFVHFNRTHVTPPCTTTREELLEGLAILDEALDVADEYAAG; encoded by the coding sequence GTGACCACCTTCTCGCCCGGGATCACCACCGACGCCGGCGTCGACACCGTGGTCGCCGACGACCGCGCCCACGTCTTCCACTCCTGGTCGGCGCAGGACAGGATCAGCCCGCTGCCGATCGCCGGCGGCGAGGGATCGCGGTTCTGGGACTACGACGGCACGACCTACCTCGACTTCTCCTCGCAGCTGGTCAACCTCAACCTCGGCTACCAGCACCCCGCCGTGGTGGCGGCGATCCAGGAGCAGGCCGCGCGCCTGTGCATGGTGCAGCCGGCGTTCGCCAACGACGTGCGCGGCGAGGCGGCGCGGCTGATCGCCGAGCGCGCGCCCGGGTCGCTGAACCACGTGTTCTTCACCAACGGCGGCGCCGAGGCCAACGAGAACGCGATCCGGATGGCGCGGCTGCACACGGGTCGGCACAAGATCCTCTCGACCTACCGCAGCTACCACGGCGCCACCGCCGGCGCGATCGCGCTGACCGGTGACCCGCGGCGCTGGCCGTCGGAGCCGTCGATCCCCGGATCGGTGCACTTCTGGGGGCCCTACCCCTACCGCTCGGCCTTCCACTCCACCTCCGAGGCGGAGGAGGGCGTGCGCGCGCTGCAGCACCTCGCCGACACGATCATGGTCGAGGGACCCGCCACCATCGCCGCGATCATCCTCGAGACCGTGGTCGGCACGAACGGCATCCTCATTCCCCCGCCGGGCTACCTCGCCGGCGTACGCGCGCTGTGCGACGAGCACGGGATCATGCTCATCGCCGACGAGGTGATGGCGGGCTTCGGGCGCTGCGGCGAGTGGTTCGCGATCGACCACTGGGGCGTCGTACCGGACCTGATCACGTTCGCGAAGGGGGTGAACTCCGGTTACGTGCCGCTGGGTGGGGTCGTCGTCGCGGAGTCGATCTTCGACACCTTCCGTGAGCGCGCCTACCCGGGCGGGCTGACCTACTCCGGCCACCCGCTGGCCTGCGCGGCGGCGGTCGCGTCGATCCGGGTGATGGCCGACGGCGTCCTCGAGCACGCGCGGAGCATGGGCACCGACCTGATCGGCCCACGGCTCGCCGAGATCGCCGCGCGTCATCCCTCGGTGGGCGAGGTCCGCGGGCTCGGGATGTTCTGGGCGGTCGAGCTGGTCCGGGACCGCGCGACCCGGGAGCCACTCGTCCCGTTCAACGCCGCGGGCGCCGACGCCGAGCCGATGACCCGGTTCGCCGCCGCCTGCAAGGAGCGCGGCCTGTGGCCTTTCGTCCACTTCAACCGCACCCATGTCACCCCGCCGTGCACGACCACACGGGAGGAGCTGCTCGAGGGACTGGCGATCCTCGACGAGGCGCTCGACGTGGCCGACGAGTACGCCGCGGGCTGA
- a CDS encoding PadR family transcriptional regulator: protein MGRHHENVGRYDDRDPWGRSEPRGFQRRQRGGGPGPWGGWAGWDQWGEPGRGRGRHGGPGFGPGGPGMPPPWLAGLFGMGRPEPGRGPRVRRGDVRSAILDVLRDANQREESPNGYQVIQAITDRSGGVWKPSPGSVYPTVQQLQDEELVEIDEARGRRAMRLTAKGATWCEEHADELAAVWVPFDRNRERAQGGAVDQGHADIKAEIGQVMGAVWQIVTAGSDAQRQAAVGVLVDARRSLYGILADGPTRDVDPADPEDPADPADPADPEDPTDPE from the coding sequence ATGGGACGCCATCACGAGAACGTCGGTCGGTACGACGACCGCGACCCCTGGGGTCGCTCCGAGCCCCGCGGCTTCCAGCGCCGCCAGCGCGGCGGGGGCCCCGGCCCCTGGGGCGGCTGGGCCGGTTGGGACCAGTGGGGTGAGCCCGGCCGTGGCCGGGGTCGCCACGGTGGTCCCGGCTTCGGGCCCGGCGGCCCGGGCATGCCGCCGCCGTGGCTCGCCGGCCTCTTCGGCATGGGTCGCCCCGAGCCCGGTCGTGGCCCGCGGGTGCGCCGCGGCGACGTCCGCTCCGCGATCCTCGACGTGCTCCGCGACGCCAACCAGCGCGAGGAGTCGCCGAACGGCTACCAGGTGATCCAGGCGATCACCGACCGCAGCGGCGGCGTGTGGAAGCCGAGTCCCGGCTCGGTCTACCCGACCGTCCAGCAGCTCCAGGACGAGGAGCTCGTCGAGATCGACGAGGCCCGCGGGCGCCGCGCCATGCGGCTCACCGCCAAGGGCGCGACCTGGTGCGAGGAGCACGCCGACGAGCTCGCCGCCGTCTGGGTGCCCTTCGACCGCAACCGGGAGCGGGCCCAGGGCGGCGCGGTCGACCAGGGCCATGCCGACATCAAGGCCGAGATCGGCCAGGTCATGGGCGCGGTGTGGCAGATCGTCACCGCCGGCTCCGACGCCCAGCGCCAGGCCGCGGTCGGCGTGCTCGTCGACGCCCGGCGCAGCCTGTACGGCATCCTCGCCGACGGCCCGACCCGGGACGTCGACCCCGCAGATCCGGAGGACCCCGCCGACCCCGCAGATCCCGCAGATCCCGAGGACCCCACCGACCCGGAATGA
- a CDS encoding helix-turn-helix transcriptional regulator — MWGIISSFEADVASSPDARALWDRGQPPWVALEGRAALLHRAVLANCLALIHFASADDVRRLDELIGAEGAPTVARIQERVLARIDDPERSLTVRLVGRLGRLAWGSRARAGTSVISGSPELEKTCAEAALRLLLVGARDEVPPTIRSAADLGAVIDSQDLRAWRAWAAASAAAPWTGRVEEHLALIQSGGRAGETAGLQAFVGLVQRVTREDERRTVADQIRASVTSTGLSQREFAALIGTSPSRLSTYLTGAVAPSAMMALRIERVARWVVASSTAASAEGTAGPAGSSGPAGPAGPPSRSRHPSDHEFAPSARARRRHARTRPDRA; from the coding sequence GTGTGGGGGATCATCTCGTCGTTCGAGGCCGACGTCGCCTCGAGTCCCGATGCCCGTGCGCTCTGGGATCGGGGACAGCCGCCGTGGGTGGCCCTGGAGGGACGGGCGGCGCTGCTGCATCGCGCCGTGCTCGCCAACTGTCTGGCGCTCATCCACTTCGCCTCGGCCGATGACGTCCGTCGGCTCGACGAGCTGATCGGCGCGGAAGGGGCACCGACCGTCGCCCGGATCCAGGAGCGTGTCCTGGCCCGGATCGACGACCCGGAGCGGTCCTTGACCGTGCGCCTGGTCGGGCGGCTGGGGCGCCTGGCCTGGGGGTCGCGCGCCCGCGCCGGCACCTCGGTCATCAGCGGCAGTCCCGAGCTGGAGAAGACCTGTGCCGAGGCGGCACTGCGCCTGCTGCTCGTGGGGGCGCGGGACGAGGTCCCGCCGACCATCCGCTCGGCCGCGGATCTGGGCGCGGTGATCGACAGCCAGGACCTGCGCGCCTGGCGTGCGTGGGCCGCGGCGTCCGCGGCCGCGCCGTGGACCGGGCGGGTCGAGGAGCACCTGGCGCTGATCCAGTCCGGTGGCCGGGCCGGTGAGACGGCCGGGCTGCAGGCGTTCGTCGGTCTGGTGCAGCGCGTGACCCGTGAGGACGAGCGTCGTACCGTCGCCGATCAGATCCGCGCCAGCGTCACCAGCACCGGCCTCTCCCAGCGGGAGTTCGCCGCGCTCATCGGGACCTCCCCGTCGCGGCTGTCGACGTACCTGACCGGCGCCGTCGCGCCCTCGGCGATGATGGCGCTGCGCATCGAACGGGTCGCCCGGTGGGTCGTGGCGTCGAGCACCGCCGCGAGCGCGGAGGGGACGGCGGGACCCGCGGGCTCCTCCGGTCCCGCCGGGCCGGCCGGGCCTCCGTCCCGGTCGCGGCATCCGAGCGACCACGAGTTCGCGCCGAGCGCGCGGGCCCGACGGCGGCACGCCCGGACCCGTCCCGACCGGGCCTGA